Proteins encoded by one window of Primulina huaijiensis isolate GDHJ02 chromosome 1, ASM1229523v2, whole genome shotgun sequence:
- the LOC140970980 gene encoding uncharacterized protein, with translation MRLQEIFCEKCGGEHYVKDCQDSGPFYVNEEAPVNQVGVQNRPRNDPYSNTYNPVWRQHPNFSWGGPGSQTRPQGGQQYSKQPMYRHEPRDEKSSLEQMMSKFISATDTRLQNQDESIKGLENQIGQLAKMITSREPGTLPSNTKTNPKEQVNAIELRSEKKLEPREGATDTSTGNSSNSTPAPTAQSKIVIPPPFPAALKKAKLDAQFGKFLEVFKKLHINIIFADDLMQMPSSAKFLKDILANKRKLKDHMTRNLTENCSAIVQNKIPKKLKDPGSFSIPCMIGDVVFQKALCDLGASINLMPLSVCKKLGLGEPKRTKMSLQLADRSVKYPRGVIEDVLVKVGKFMFPTDFVVLDMEEDKETPLILGRTFIATGKAVIEVQEGKLRLRVGKEEITFNVFNALKHTLHTNDCFIVDSSDSLVCQFVQDAMKDPLEATLTTEL, from the coding sequence ATGCGCCTAcaagagatattttgtgaaaaatgtgGAGGAGAACACTATGTTAAGGATTGTCAAGACAGTGGTCCTTTCTATGTGAACGAGGAGGCACCGGTGAATCAAGTAGGGGTTCAAAACCGTCCGAGGAATGATCCTTATTCAAATACATACAATCCTGTATGGAGACAACACcccaacttctcatggggtggTCCAGGTAGTCAGACTCGACCACAAGGAGGACAGCAGTACAGTAAGCAACCGATGTATCGACATGAGCCTCGCGATGAGAAATCTAGTTTGGAGCAAATGATGTCTAAGTTCATTTCAGCCACCGATACTAGACTGCAAAACCAGGATGAATCAATAAAGGGCTTGGAGAATCAGATAGGTCAGTTGGCTAAAATGATCACGAGCAGAGAACCAGGCACCTTGCCAAGCAACACAAAAACCAACCCGAAAGAGCAAGTGAATGCCATTGAGTTAAGGAGTGAGAAAAAGTTAGAGCCAAGAGAGGGAGCGACTGACACGTCCACAGGTAACTCTTCTAACTCTACACCAGCACCCACTGCACAATCTAAAATTGTTATCCCTCCACCTTTCCCTGCAGCATTGAAAAAAGCAAAACTAGATGCACAATTCGGTAAGTTTCTTGAGgtgtttaaaaaattgcatatcaatattatttttgcCGATGATTTGATGCAAATGCCTAGTTCtgctaaatttttgaaggaTATCTTAGCTAATAAGAGGAAGTTGAAGGATCACATGACGAGAAACTTGACTGAGAACTGCTCTGCGATTGTACAAAACAAAATCCCAAAAAAACTCAaggatccagggagtttttctattccttgcatgattggtgatgtGGTTTTTCAAAAAGCTTTgtgtgatcttggtgcaagtatTAATCTTATGCCTTTGTCTGTATGCAAGAAACTTGGACTGGGAGAGCCGAAGCGAACGAAGATGTCCTTGCAATTAGCAGACAGATCTGTCAAGTATCCACGAGGGGTCATAGAGGATGTATTAGTGAAAGTGGGAAAGTTTATGTTTCCTACAGATTTTGTAGTACTTGACATGGAAGAGGATAAGGAGACGCCTTTGATTCTAGGGAGAACGTTCATTGCAACTGGCAAGGCCGTGATTGAAGTGCAAGAAGGGAAGTTGAGATTGAGAGTGGGAAAGGAAGAAATCACTTTTAATGTTTTTAACGCTCTTAAGCACACACTGCACACTAATGATTGTTTTATAGTTGATTCATCAGATTCACTTGTGTGTCAATTTGTGCAGGATGCTATGAAGGATCCATTGGAAGCCACTCTCACCACTGAATTATAA